The Nitrospirota bacterium genome includes a window with the following:
- a CDS encoding 4Fe-4S ferredoxin has protein sequence MPVIIHTDKCDGCHGSANPPCVRMCPGDLLMKDPKTGKILMRNASDCWDCLPCVKACPQEAIEFRLSYQLGFQTARLLPHIHNTRDFITWELIDTKGVVDKFTIRTKILPIELDESIEGVTPAEYSI, from the coding sequence ATGCCGGTAATAATACATACAGACAAATGTGACGGATGCCATGGATCAGCCAACCCGCCATGCGTCAGGATGTGCCCTGGGGACCTTTTAATGAAAGACCCCAAGACAGGAAAGATACTGATGAGAAATGCATCGGACTGCTGGGACTGCCTTCCATGCGTCAAGGCCTGCCCTCAGGAGGCAATTGAATTCAGGCTGTCATATCAGTTAGGATTTCAGACAGCAAGGCTGCTGCCACACATACATAATACAAGGGACTTTATTACGTGGGAGCTTATTGACACAAAGGGCGTTGTTGACAAGTTTACCATCAGGACCAAGATACTCCCGATCGAACTTGACGAAAGCATCGAGGGTGTAACTCCTGCTGAGTACTCTATATAG
- a CDS encoding sulfurtransferase TusA family protein, which translates to MNDTEEKTTQVPQHILDEISTFEAEIGRLRRREMPEEKFKKFRLQNGIYGQRQKDDFMVRVKVPQGVLNPEQLRLLADTGDTFSNGIAHATSRQDIQFHFVKLENVPTIMRSLAEAGLTTREACGNTIRNVTACYLSGICPDEVFDVSSYARLTTDYFLRNPVCQSLPRKFKISFSGCSKDCSLAPINDIGAMAVEKDIDGTVQRGFKIYIAGGLGPHPRIAQLLEEFVSVDDLLPLSEAVLRVFDQYGERKNRNRARMKFLLEKIGFDELKRRIVEEFKTVKASGKWSYTLPPEDTPDSLSGTGVSREQRLVPFEYTETPGNGDPYFHRWRATNVIPQKQTGYCIVHIMLPLGDITTEQLRTLAGITAKYSNGRIRVTHQQNLLMRWVRNECLYALYKELKIGELAQSGVGRMMDIQSCPGAETCNLGLTSSRQLAMAIGHELSTRDDAEVESVKIKVSGCPNSCGHHHIADIGFHGVAKKVEGRLVPHYQLHIGGGVGNGRAVIGDSDIKLPARNIPSAVSQLVSVYQRDRLDSEQFYQFVERVGVDFIHNVLDKYISIPSFAESPEKYSDWGSNSEFAVKLGAGECAGGVVDMIEDFLAAGNREAYKAAMLFDAGEYEKAAEWISRSVLSVARGMLVPFGIDTEVESEIIREFQDKIIDKCIVSDRLEPLYKDFGKYASGDRLGNYIELAKLLASESQEAYHQLDAGFRFRKRDKENRTEEVKKEMERKIDEFLDLKGVACPYNFVKTKLKLEEMDAGQVLQIIIDEGEPYKNVPRSVLNEGHKILEEEKVEDKHYRIVIEKA; encoded by the coding sequence ATGAATGACACTGAAGAAAAGACAACACAGGTTCCACAGCACATACTCGATGAAATATCTACATTCGAGGCCGAGATAGGCCGTTTGAGACGCAGGGAGATGCCTGAAGAGAAATTCAAGAAATTCAGGCTGCAAAACGGCATCTATGGTCAGCGGCAGAAGGATGATTTCATGGTCAGGGTCAAGGTGCCTCAGGGCGTACTCAATCCTGAACAGTTAAGATTATTAGCGGATACCGGTGATACGTTCTCAAATGGAATCGCACACGCCACATCCCGTCAGGATATACAATTTCATTTTGTCAAACTCGAAAATGTCCCCACGATTATGAGGTCGCTTGCGGAAGCCGGACTGACCACGAGGGAGGCCTGCGGCAATACGATCAGGAATGTCACGGCATGCTATCTTTCAGGCATTTGTCCGGATGAGGTCTTTGATGTATCCTCCTATGCAAGGCTCACAACAGACTACTTCCTTAGAAACCCTGTATGCCAGAGCCTGCCGAGAAAATTCAAGATATCATTCTCCGGTTGCAGTAAGGATTGCTCATTAGCCCCTATTAATGATATCGGCGCAATGGCGGTAGAAAAAGATATTGACGGAACAGTTCAGCGCGGGTTTAAGATCTATATTGCAGGCGGACTTGGCCCTCATCCGAGGATAGCTCAGCTTCTTGAAGAATTTGTTTCTGTGGATGACCTGCTCCCTTTATCTGAAGCCGTATTGAGGGTATTCGATCAGTATGGAGAGCGGAAAAACAGGAACAGGGCAAGGATGAAGTTTCTTCTTGAAAAGATCGGTTTTGATGAGCTCAAACGACGGATAGTGGAAGAGTTCAAAACAGTAAAGGCTTCCGGAAAATGGTCCTATACCCTTCCTCCGGAAGATACCCCTGACAGTCTGTCCGGGACAGGTGTATCGAGGGAACAACGGCTTGTACCATTTGAGTACACTGAGACACCTGGAAATGGCGACCCTTATTTTCACAGATGGCGTGCCACAAACGTGATACCTCAGAAACAGACCGGTTATTGCATTGTTCATATCATGCTTCCGCTTGGAGATATCACTACGGAACAGTTGAGAACGCTCGCAGGCATCACGGCAAAATATTCAAACGGGAGGATACGGGTAACCCATCAGCAGAACCTGCTTATGAGGTGGGTCAGAAATGAATGCCTCTATGCCCTGTACAAGGAATTGAAGATAGGTGAATTGGCACAGTCCGGAGTTGGGAGGATGATGGATATTCAAAGCTGCCCGGGTGCTGAGACATGTAATCTGGGTCTCACATCATCGAGACAACTGGCCATGGCAATCGGACATGAACTTTCCACCAGGGATGACGCAGAGGTGGAAAGTGTCAAAATAAAGGTCAGCGGATGCCCTAATTCCTGCGGTCACCATCATATCGCTGATATTGGGTTTCATGGCGTTGCAAAGAAGGTTGAAGGCCGTCTTGTACCTCATTATCAGCTTCATATAGGCGGCGGGGTAGGGAACGGGCGTGCAGTCATCGGGGATTCTGACATAAAACTCCCGGCCCGCAATATACCTTCAGCCGTATCACAACTCGTATCCGTTTATCAGAGGGACCGTCTTGACAGTGAACAGTTCTATCAGTTTGTTGAACGGGTTGGAGTAGATTTCATACATAATGTACTCGATAAATATATCTCTATACCTTCATTTGCTGAATCACCTGAGAAATATTCAGACTGGGGATCAAACTCAGAGTTTGCAGTAAAACTTGGCGCAGGAGAATGTGCCGGCGGCGTGGTAGATATGATAGAGGACTTTCTTGCAGCGGGCAACCGTGAGGCATACAAGGCAGCAATGCTGTTTGATGCCGGTGAATACGAAAAGGCCGCTGAGTGGATCAGCCGCTCTGTTTTATCGGTTGCCCGGGGGATGCTGGTCCCTTTTGGCATTGATACTGAGGTGGAGAGCGAGATCATCAGGGAATTTCAGGACAAGATAATAGATAAGTGCATCGTATCTGACAGGCTTGAGCCGCTTTATAAAGACTTCGGGAAATATGCTTCAGGCGACAGGTTAGGTAATTATATCGAGCTTGCCAAGCTGCTTGCATCGGAATCCCAGGAGGCCTATCATCAGCTTGACGCAGGCTTTAGATTCAGGAAAAGAGATAAGGAAAACAGAACAGAGGAGGTAAAAAAAGAAATGGAGAGAAAAATTGACGAGTTCCTGGAC